One segment of Panicum virgatum strain AP13 chromosome 3K, P.virgatum_v5, whole genome shotgun sequence DNA contains the following:
- the LOC120700632 gene encoding uncharacterized protein LOC120700632, with protein MAAPSPWANLSPKEVSEIARRVPCEWDRAHMAFVCRSWRAGLAASPPPPLPRLLLPSDDFTRVACILSGCSIHQGHHAPFGLRYLGSCDGGYLFLAMEQSRGHRLMGLLQDEGGHIHIHFLPDEVCTRYNPSAQHVHSMVILAATLSSAPDVPGCLAAGIVTYQRDVDGPRQLRCAIWRISDRVVYDITPPYITEHVEDLVYRDDGCFHFLTDEEHILACAPTFVQDGDEALRGVSLSSTLRRCVPRDTSHDGFVRARYLLESRGELLMIVRFAPDPDSPTSGFKVFSRIGPLALEDDGSSGMVGRPYTWSELDTLGGRMLFVGRGCSRSYETADYPGFKAGIYFLDDRSFYEEEMMFRCVNERQYLCNDNGKWSEGPRSVVERFFPEQVPSNHSSPAWFLPRQRRAACLPKDILIEIARHVRCDAGRIRVLHACHLASADLGAAAPPPQLPWLLHPLPGGPSFSCLYCGDGAESVIHSVRTPADARFARYFGSYDGRWVFLAGGPVHKLVNILNGKVYLLPGRVAYPRNGRDDMAILAATLSSSPDNEGCVAAAIVQMDYLNKPKGIVFWEMTSAVGVDPFAPSSIKMDPEDVLFHNSSFYFITSTSEILVWKPDVSQGLLPHDNWSSYRIQYGTDGLHYQQIRSRYLVSSRGELLMVMKCGQQKNCRAEYFRVFHVTGLDETKPPFAPCLCTELKSLDGRMLFLGRGHSRSYETSDFPGFLSGIYFLDDNGSNQIDKASYSCNDNGRWSSGSPPIITNCFQPVQGGSDYSSPVWLLP; from the coding sequence ATGGCTGCGCCCTCGCCCTGGGCGAATCTCTCACCCAAGGAAGTCTCCGAGATCGCCCGCCGTGTCCCCTGCGAATGGGACCGCGCCCACATGGCCTTCGTGTGCCGCTCATGGCGCGCGGGGCTCGCAGcttccccgcccccgccgctccCGCGGCTCCTCCTGCCGTCCGACGACTTCACTCGCGTAGCCTGCATCCTTAGCGGCTGCAGCATCCACCAGGGGCACCACGCCCCGTTCGGCCTGCGCTACCTCGGCTCGTGCGACGGCGGCTACCTCTTCCTCGCCATGGAGCAGAGTCGCGGCCACCGCCTCATGGGCCTCCTCCAGGATGAAGGGGGGCACATCCACATCCACTTCCTCCCCGACGAGGTCTGCACCCGCTACAACCCGTCGGCCCAGCACGTCCACAGCATGGTCATCCTCGCCGCCACCCTCTCGTCCGCGCCCGATGTCCCAggctgcctcgccgccggcatcgTCACCTATCAGCGGGACGTCGACGGCCCGCGCCAGCTCCGCTGCGCGATCTGGCGCATCAGTGATCGGGTGGTGTACGACATCACGCCCCCCTACATCACCGAACATGTGGAGGACCTCGTGTACCGCGACGACGGGTGCTTCCATTTCCTCACCGACGAGGAGCACATCCTCGCGTGCGCGCCGACCTTCGTTCAGGATGGGGACGAGGCGCTGCGGGGAGTATCGCTCTCCTCGACGCTACGCCGCTGCGTGCCCAGGGACACCAGTCACGATGGGTTCGTTCGAGCTCGTTACCTGCTCGAGTCCCGCGGCGAACTGCTGATGATCGTCAGGTTCGCTCCCGATCCTGATTCGCCGACGTCGGGGTTCAAGGTGTTCAGCCGGATTGGACCGCTGGCGCTCGAGGACGACGGCAGCAGCGGCATGGTTGGGCGCCCCTATACCTGGAGCGAGCTGGACACGCTGGGTGGCCGGATGCTGTTCGTGGGGAGAGGCTGCTCCAGATCCTACGAAACGGCCGACTACCCGGGGTTCAAGGCCGGCATCTACTTCTTGGATGATCGGAGCTTCTACGAGGAGGAGATGATGTTCCGCTGTGTCAATGAGAGGCAGTATCTCTGCAATGACAACGGCAAGTGGTCAGAAGGGCCGCGTTCGGTTGTCGAGCGCTTCTTCCCGGAGCAGGTGCCTTCCAACCACTCTTCTCCGGCTTGGTTTCTCCCTCGTCAAAGACGTGCAGCTTGCCTTCCGAAAGATATTCTGATAGAGATCGCCCGACATGTCCGGTGCGACGCTGGACGCATTCGCGTGCTCCACGCCTGTCACCTGGCGTCCGCTGacctcggggcggcggcgccgccgccgcaactcCCGTGGCTGCTCCACCCGTTGCCTGGAGGGCCCTCATTCTCCTGCTTATATTGTGGGGACGGCGCGGAAAGCGTCATCCACAGCGTGCGCACCCCCGCCGACGCCCGCTTCGCTCGCTACTTCGGCTCATACGACGGCCGGTGGGTGTTTCTCGCCGGCGGCCCGGTTCATAAGTTGGTCAATATTCTGAACGGGAAGGTATACTTGCTCCCTGGACGTGTTGCGTACCCGCGGAACGGCCGGGACGACATGGCCATTCTCGCCGCCACGCTCTCGTCGTCACCCGACAATGAGGGTTGTGTTGCGGCCGCAATTGTGCAAATGGATTACCTCAACAAGCCCAAGGGGATTGTTTTCTGGGAGATGACATCAGCTGTTGGCGTGGACCCGTTCGCACCTTCGAGCATAAAGATGGATCCGGAAGATGTACTGTTCCACAACTCATCTTTCTATTTCATCACAAGCACATCAGAGATATTAGTCTGGAAACCGGATGTGTCTCAGGGTCTGCTCCCCCACGACAATTGGAGCTCGTACCGCATCCAGTATGGAACTGACGGACTCCACTATCAGCAGATCCGTTCTCGGTATCTTGTGAGCTCCCGCGGAGAACTACTGATGGTGATGAAGTGCGGTCAGCAGAAGAATTGTCGAGCTGAATACTTCAGGGTGTTCCATGTTACCGGCCTTGATGAAACAAAACCACCTTTCGCTCCATGTCTCTGTACTGAGCTGAAGTCGCTTGACGGCCGGATGTTATTCTTGGGACGAGGGCACTCTAGAAGCTACGAGACCAGCGATTTTCCAGGGTTTCTCAGCGGCATCTACTTCTTGGATGATAATGGCTCAAACCAAATAGACAAGGCATCCTACTCTTGCAACGACAACGGGAGGTGGTCGTCAGGATCGCCTCCCATAATTACCAACTGCTTTCAGCCAGTACAGGGCGGCTCGGACTACTCATCTCCGGTATGGCTTCTGCCATGA